One genomic region from Asterias amurensis chromosome 7, ASM3211899v1 encodes:
- the LOC139939785 gene encoding growth arrest-specific protein 2-like — MDDLDCSSEGDEYFQEIARGAEESLVPLKEDLSEWLTRVLGEKITATGLVGSIANGVLLCKLAQLIQDKAVECQRAGKSIGKMPVKKLKYRQNAAAESFFARDNVATFLSWCRDIGLEDTCLFETDGLVLQKTPQNVLVCVYELARLAGRYGIDPPGLVKLEKEIEKEQQNPRPASAVKKKSVSLLDTEVMNVAKQCDFELDIRRVSEGKYNIGGKMVFIRMLRGRHVMVRVGGGWDTLERFLKRHEASKITRISRGSITTEAGESVPDDFFHVQAKYKGDARI, encoded by the exons ATGGACGATCTTGACTGTTCATCAGAGGGCGATGAATACTTCCAAGAGATAGCGAGAGGCGCTGAAGAAAGCCTTGTACCATTGAAAGAAGATTTATCAGAATGGCTGACACGGGTACTTG GGGAAAAAATAACCGCCACTGGTCTTGTGGGTTCAATAGCCAATGGTGTACTTCTATGCAAATTAGCACAGCTGATACAAGACAAGGCTGTGGAATGTCAGCGAGCAGGGAAATCTATAGGG AAAATGCCAGTGAAGAAGCTGAAGTACAGGCAGAATGCGGCTGCAGAATCCTTCTTTGCTCGTGACAATGTGGCAACTTTCTTATCCTGGTGTAGGGACATTGGTCTTGAAGACACTTGCCTATTTGAAACCGATGGCCTAG TTCTCCAGAAGACTCCCCAGAATGTGTTAGTGTGTGTTTACGAGCTTGCTCGCTTAGCGGGCAGGTACGGTATCGACCCACCAGGCCTTGTTAAACTAGAGaaagaaattgaaaaagaaCAGCAGAATCCTCGTCCAGCCTCCGCAGTAAAAAAGAAATCTGTCAGCTTACTGGATACTGAG GTGATGAATGTTGCTAAGCAGTGTGACTTTGAGCTCGATATACGACGGGTATCAGAAGGCAAGTACAACATTGGAGGAAAGATGGTCTTCATCAGG ATGCTTCGAGGGAGGCATGTGATGGTGAGAGTCGGAGGTGGTTGGGATACCTTGGAGCGTTTCCTTAAACGCCACGAGGCATCCAAGATAACTCGTATCAGTAGAGGCAGCATCACCACCGAGGCTGGAGAAAGCGTTCCAGATGACTTCTTCCATGTACAGGCCAAATATAAGGGAGATGCGAGAATCTGA